In Triticum aestivum cultivar Chinese Spring chromosome 5B, IWGSC CS RefSeq v2.1, whole genome shotgun sequence, the following proteins share a genomic window:
- the LOC123115394 gene encoding zinc finger BED domain-containing protein RICESLEEPER 3-like has translation MAEEANGVVDGRGEEARNHKSWSDVWAHFERFLGADGRQRARCKKCGIELLAETKNGTSRLGRHARDTCPGNGGAPEQQQGRHRKRARSLPILRESPGTSKLAMEEANADLARMLAFHGYHPSFVQDRYFRSFVRRLNPDFQIPSWDAIQEMSNGILEKARRDFSSEIDRTSSNLSWAIDTVETVDGIALYVACHFIDDEWNLRKMIMDQYGVATRHYFPELGSNTYEYCLKDGDDCSTVAECIGYLDELANCFSMIVGKTGNLMDYLALEKDSGVVHKSTFVNVVLHSIAQCLFDNLKLEFYLDVCFDMSIAETSQEVYSQLGMDELRPYQNQWYLCYCCVQFLHHNRDDEVSEFEKLLSKLWGEIYRAIKTVSDPSFPTSHLGLVELFKIRDLLQSELTRASGDTTPTYEYSCFDKDVKHVLELAKGEVDRSIEDSYRVWSLPLVLDPRYKLGYIEFKFPKVFGTAAVAENNISKVKEFLRKTFDDYDEDDETTDGDPSHITTLDQAWYEQYCLEDGVAGPQVAGTELDRYLQDPLVPPTDIFNILNWWKVNSSNYPKVARMARDALAIPTSNSLSSEQISVLNLLIYKKALV, from the coding sequence ATGGCAGAGGAGGCCAATGGAGTGGTAGATGGACGAGGCGAGGAAGCCCGCAACCACAAGTCATGGTCTGATGTGTGGGCGCATTTCGAGCGTTTCTTAGGCGCCGATGGGAGGCAGAGAGCAAGGTGCAAAAAGTGCGGCATAGAACTATTGGCTGAAACCAAAAATGGCACCAGTCGCCTTGGACGGCATGCCCGAGACACTTGTCCAGGGAATGGTGGTGCTCCAGAGCAGCAGCAAGGACGCCACAGGAAACGTGCAAGATCACTACCAATTCTTCGTGAATCACCAGGTACCAGTAAGCTTGCCATGGAGGAAGCTAATGCAGACCTGGCTAGAATGCTCGCCTTTCATGGATACCATCCATCTTTTGTTCAAGACAGATACTTCCGGAGCTTCGTGCGACGGCTTAACCCTGATTTTCAGATACCCTCATGGGATGCCATTCAAGAGATGTCCAATGGTATCCTGGAAAAAGCACGGAGGGATTTCAGCTCTGAAATAGATCGCACTTCTTCAAACCTCAGTTGGGCAATAGACACAGTTGAAACTGTCGACGGGATAGCCTTATATGTTGCGTGCCACTTTATAGATGATGAATGGAATCTTCGTAAGATGATCATGGATCAGTACGGAGTTGCAACTCGCCACTATTTCCCCGAATTAGGTAGCAATACGTATGAGTACTGTCTCAAAGATGGAGATGACTGCTCGACGGTTGCTGAGTGCATAGGTTACCTTGATGAGTTAGCTAATTGTTTCAGCATGATAGTCGGAAAAACCGGTAATCTGATGGATTACTTGGCCTTGGAGAAAGATTCAGGTGTTGTTCATAAGTCCACCTTTGTGAACGTAGTGCTTCACTCAATCGCCCAATGTCTTTTTGACAATCTAAAACTAGAATTCTATTTGGATGTATGCTTCGACATGTCGATTGCGGAAACTAGTCAAGAGGTTTATTCACAGCTTGGCATGGATGAGCTTCGACCATACCAAAACCAGTGGTATTTATGCTATTGTTGTGTGCAATTTCTTCATCACAATAGAGATGATGAAGTTTCAGAATTCGAGAAATTATTGAGCAAGCTTTGGGGAGAAATATACCGTGCCATTAAAACTGTCTCTGATCCCAGTTTTCCAACTTCACATCTTGGCCTTGTGGAATTGTTTAAGATCAGAGACCTTTTGCAGTCTGAACTGACAAGAGCCAGTGGAGATACAACACCAACTTACGAGTACAGTTGTTTTGACAAGGATGTTAAGCATGTTCTTGAACTTGCAAAAGGCGAAGTAGACAGGAGCATAGAAGATTCATACCGTGTATGGTCCTTACCACTTGTGCTAGACCCCAGATACAAACTCGGATACATAGAATTCAAGTTCCCTAAGGTGTTTGGCACTGCCGCAGTGGCAGAAAACAATATCTCCAAGGTAAAAGAATTCCTCAGGAAGACATTTGATGATTACGATGAAGATGATGAAACCACTGATGGAGATCCAAGTCATATCACTACATTAGATCAAGCATGGTATGAGCAGTACTGTTTAGAGGATGGCGTGGCAGGGCCACAGGTAGCTGGCACAGAACTTGATCGTTACCTCCAAGATCCTCTCGTCCCTCCAACAGACATTTTTAACATTCTGAACTGGTGGAAGGTTAACAGCTCAAACTACCCGAAGGTGGCTAGGATGGCAAGGGATGCTCTGGCCATTCCCACAAGCAACAGCCTTTCCTCTGAACAAATCTCCGTGCTCAATCTGTTGATATATAAAAAAGCGTTAGTATGA